The genomic DNA AAATATACAGAAGAAATTCCACATTTATACAAATGGAAATGGATTCtaattaaataaatacatttaaaaattttCACCTATAAGGACTCTTGTGCCTTTTGTGTAGTTTCACATAATTTACAAAATAAAgacaatatgatttattaacaaattacagctataaaaacatttaggcaataagaaacaagaatttattaacaaaactactAAACTTTTTCAAAAATGTATGCGTGAAAGCCGGTTGGTGTGTCTATACTGTGACATCATTGGCAAGCGCAATGCCCTAAGCCAGTCTGGCAGCCCGAGCAGATCCGGTACCTACACCGCCACTGTTCCCGGCAGGATGTCATCAGCTGGTTTGGGCTCAGATCGGAAGCTATCTTTTATTTTGAGTGCTATTTAAAAACACGGGATTTTCTTCCAAATCCAGCTGTGAAAATTCAAAAACCTTTTTcagctgaggttttaatactgttTTACACATCCCATTCTTACATGAAGACCTCGTGTCTGGAGTTTGTGCATCACGAGTAAATAATTAAAGCTTAATATATTGTctccattttttaaatataatggTTTCTGATTTAATAATGAATTTAATTTACAGCGCCCTTTATAGCAGGAGATCTCAAAGGGCTACAGGCAAGCAAAAAACATGACTTTAAAACAAGCAGTTCAGGAATAAATAATAAAAGGTTAAAAACCACAGCCAAGTGCCAGTTTAATTCACTAACAAAATCCTACCCAACAGTCTTACGCAACATGTTTAAAGCATTACCAAATACATGTTCTGCttttccctcctactggttgaaagcagaattacagctGTCATGAACCTGTCGTAGACCGTGCTAATGGGCCTACACTAACATGAACCAcctgatactaaataagccacaataATATTACTtaaaagtccagtagcaacaaagccaggtcacaatcagtctgtgatttcataGCCTTCTTCAGCTTCGAGTGAGTGTAGGCCACgctaatgttcactctggttttatgtCTTTGCTTTGCCTACAAAAACATCACTTGCTTACTTATACTTCCACGCTCAGTCATGATGTTGACAGTCGAGGAACTGAAAAAGCGAACTGCTAGTCATATTAGCTACCAGCACACTAAACAGCTACTGCTATAAAGCCGGTAGAGCGCTTTCCACTGGTACCGACCTGAACCACAAAACTGtgaagtgcagtttctggtcagcagagtgctGCAGAGGGCTGCTCAATGTGAAGCTGCTCAAGTCCTCAAGAACCACTGACACTAGTTAGAAAGCAATaacttaaactgtttaaaatgctTAAGTATTGCTTTAAGCTTTGATTCGATGTTGCATGAAGGCAAAGAAGAAATTTTCAGAAATAGGCATTAAGACAGGCAGCAAAAATAAGCTGCTTTAACCCACTAAAACATAAACATTTTAGCAGAAAACACTCGGTCTGTGCGTTTACTTTATTGAAGCAGAAGCCAcattctatttttatttatctgtttCATTAATAGAAGTCAAAATGTGTTCCATTTTCTTTATTTTGAATTTGTTTATTTCTTTTAGTCTCATTCAGCAGCATCACCAGTTTTTACTAGagcatttatttatcattttgtaTTTTTGGTCCTTTTGTTGACGATCTGCGGTGTTAGAAAAGAAATCTGTTCGGGTTATGGAAAGTTTCAGAATGAGATCTGGTCACAAACAACCCCACATCCTTTTTTAATGCGATTTTCACTTTTTGGCAATGACACCACATGTCAAAGTGTGAAGAGCTGAAAGCGGTTTAAGACTTTTTCAGACACATGTGCAGAGTGTTCAGTGAGCAATCACTCACCATCAGTCCAACAACAATATTAGCAGACCTCCAGCAGTCGTCATCAGGAAGAAATATTGACTTTCAGTTGCTTACATATAGTTTTTAGTCTGTGTCCACATCACTTTGCTGATTCTTGATTTCTGTCCTGCTGTCTCTTTCCTCAGACTCGTCTCTGGCAGGTGTTTCTGGTAGTGACGACAGCTCGGTACCACAAAAGCTGCTGATCCTTGACGCTCGCTCCTACACTGCTGCAGTGGCTAACAGAGCCAAGGGTGGAGGCTGTGAATGCGAGGGTTAGTGTGATCAAACGTTTATGAAATCTTTTCAATTAAGTAGTTGTTGACTTTTGTTTTCTAGTTTCAAACACCATCTCCAGTGCTTCAAACTTGATTGATGGTCACCCCAGCTGTAATTTAAAGATGGGCTGAATGCTGTTGGTATCCTACAGAGTTTGACCTACATCTgagttgtttttgtgtttagagtaCTACCCGAActgtgaggtgatgttcatggggaTGGCCAACATCCATGCCATCCGCAACAGCTTCCAGGGTCTGAGGGCTGTCTGCAGTCAGATCCCAGATCCCGGAAAGTAAGTCGATCTCtttagcgcccccccccccccccccccccccggtctttTTTTGATGCATGCAGTAAAATAACACCAGACTAAAATGACCATCTCAGTGACTGCGTTTGTTTTTCAATGAGTTTTCTGCTACTGAGAGGATAAATATAAACTACCCGAGCGATCCCAGCAGCTAGAGTGTTGCAGGTTATTTTTAGGCTTTTTGTTGTGATTGAGGTGTGTAGTGATACAGAAGTAGGTCAGAGGCTCCCTGTGTTCGATTATATCTGTTTTTAAACTGTTGCTAAGTGACCTTAGAGTAACAAGAATTGATATGTGGGAACTTTACTACAAGAACGACAGTCTCTGAGGGTTGCTCACTACTCGCTGTGGTAACTACAGCTAGAAAAATAACCTACTGCTGTGACCTTTGCTCAAGCATGATTAAAAAAATCTGATGAATTTCAGAATGAAAGATGCTCGgtgttttaaaatcacattttgTTAGTCAGAAACTTAACAGAGTACGTTTCAGCTTGGACTGTATTTAATGCGACATTCTGAGCCTGATCCATTTAGCGAGCATTCACAAAACAAAGTGATGATCATCTAAAACTGTTTTTATTGAAAATAATTTGCACATTTATGTTAAAACTACAATGGAAAATATGCAAAACTAGCTAGCTTCAAACAATTATTTCAAACCTCTTAACATTCAAACATAGTGTAgctgtaaatatattgtggagattagaaAAATTAatgaagtgtttttattttattttattttattgcatttgtCCCAACACCAACAATTGGACCGTCCGGTTGTCTCTCACCAAACTACTGCACTTCCGCAGTTTGCAACAGTTAGCAGTCACcggtggtgtgagaggttctccgctcaataatatcagaacaGGAAAAACAGCTGGCTGCcaccacttcaacttcaggacaaactacacAGTTTAAAGTTACAGGCAACACAAGATATTTGGACGTAGAAAACAGAAATtacatgagtattttaaaaaatgaaatcattgctttttaactcattcactgccaatgacgactaaagtcatcatttgcattttttttactgtttgagcatcggaacgagtccccgcgctgagagagcaaacatctcagccctgaagccgatcttcatccgcatacgtcacagatcacatgatcaggaagcagaccatccatgtgttaggagatcgttttgggccgttcctgtaaaaaaaagtgaggcgcaaaccggaaaagcgtctgccgatcacaattcaacaacggattatgaaagaatggataacgctcgaaacgcgcggcttcttcctgatgtaagaggcgagtctccgctttgttttggttggtttggcatcgacatcatgctagcgcgcaacgttctgtcactcttaaaaaaacagtaaaaacggtgagaaacggctggcagcgaatgagttaatgaaaAAAGTCTGAATGAAAATAATCGTAGACATTAATGTtaagcttatttgtttaaatccaTTGTGGTTTGCTGCATTGATCAGCGCGCTCTACAAAGATCACCCCCCAGCAGACAAAAATACGTCTGTCAGTTGTGTCATTTGAGTTTTTGTGTTTGCAGCTGGCTTTCTGCTCTTGAAAGCACCCGCTGGCTGCAGCACCTGTCCGTCATGTTGAAGGCAGCCACTCTGGTGAGTTCGGCTGTGGAGTGGGAGGGCCGGCCTGTCCTGATACATTGCTCTGATGGGTGGGACCGCACGCCCCAGATAGCAGCCCTCGCCAAGATTCTGTTGGACCCCTACTATAGGACCTTAGAGGTAAGGGTTTTCCTGGCTTTACCAGCACAGATGTTTGGATTTCAGTGGGATGTTAGCAATATTTAGACCACTGAAATCGTCACGGTTGACTTCATGTCGTCCACAGGGCTTCCAGGTGCTTGTGGAAACAGAGTGGTTGGATTATGGCCATAAGTTTGGAGACCGATGTGGCCACCAGGAGAACACGGACGACGTCAGCGAGCAGTGTCCCGTCTTCCTGCAGTGGCTCGATTGTGTTCACCAGCTGCTCAAACAGTTTCCCTGCCTGTTTGAGTTCAATGAAGCCTTCCTGGTGGGTGGCGGTTCTGGTGATTCATATGTTCTCTGTGGCCGTTTCTCCCACAAACCTTAGAATACCGATCACGTGATGAGGAGAGGGACGTAATGGTGAATCTTCTCGTCCTGTCCAGGTCAAGTTGGTGCAGCACACGTACTCATGTCTCTACGGCACGTTCCTGTGCAACAATGCTCGTGAGAGGGAGGCTAAGAACATCTATAAACGCACATGCTCGGTGTGGTCCTTCCTCCGTGCGGGAAACAAGAACTTCCAGAACTTTCTCTACGTACCCGGTCATGAAGTGGTGAGAACAGAACTCGTTTTAACAGCAGCTGATAGGTTGACAGGAATCATCTGATCAAAGGTTTTCACACATCGCTGACGGCATCATTACTCAGTTTTGAACTCCTGACAGTGTCCTTGTCGCTCGTCCTTTGCCAGGTGCTGCAGCCTGTCTGCCATACGCGAGCACTCCAGCTGTGGACAGCTGTTTACCTACCCACTTCTTCTCCCTGCACTGCAGTGGATGAATCTGTTGATCTCTACTGGCCTCCCTGTGTGGTGGGAGACGAGCTTACCTCCCGCTCTCTGGACAGGTACGTCTGCATGTTGCATCAGCCTAGCAGTAGGATTCAGAGTTCTGTTGTTTGGCCGCCACCTAGAGTCCAAATCTGTCATTTCTACATGTGTAAAAACTAAAATGAAACGTGTGCCTTTGATGTCCAGACTTCCCAAGACTCGCTCCATGGACAACCTGCTGTCAGCACTGGAGAACGGGCCACCTCTGACACGAACCTCCAGTGACCCGAATCTCAATAAGCACTGCCCGGAGGGTCGCTCTCCTCTGGAGCCCTCGGCTGTTGTGGGCCACACGTCTGCAGATGGTTTTGAGGAGAACAGGACTAACTTGCGGGAGGAGGACCAATCAAATGATCATAGTCCTACGATAAACTCTGAAGACTCGCCAGAGAGCTCTGAAGACCACCTGAAGGAGCCTTGTCTCACCACGCAGCCTCTGCCATCTCCCCCACTTCCTGTTGGTATGGCTGCTACTCTTACATCCTCACACACTGCCTGTCCCACTCCAGCCCTCCATCAGACTGCAACCCCACCACCCTTACCTCCCCCTGAAGCAGAGAGCCCCACGCCCCCTCCCCATGAATCCGATCCCTGCTTGCCTCTCCCCTGCAAGAACACTCACCCTGCAGCCAACGTGTTGTCCCCTCTGCTGAATGGTGACACTGATGGACCAACAAACAGCTTCCCAGAACCTGCCAGCCTGCTGGCTCTGAAGCAGCAGATGGTTCCACTGGAGGACTCCACTGAGACTCTCACAGATGAGGGAGAGCTTCCTCCCACCTTACCTTCTGCTGCAATCCAGCAGCTTCCCCAGAATCGTTTTACTGACGAGGAGCATGTTCATCCCCAGAAAGAAGAAGATATGAGAACGGATGTGGTTAAAGGAAGCGCAGTCGCAGTGCTGGCAGCTTCTTCAGACTGTCCCCAGGTATCCACTCATCACATAGGCTCCCAGAGCCAGGTCTCTGAACTGGCCCTGCTTGGCTCTCACTGGGACAGTGTCCAGGGTCTGGTCCAGTCAGCCTGCAGCCACACTAGTGTCATCCGAGCCCTGCAACCCAACATATACCAAGGTCGCCGGCTTGCCAGTAGACTCTTGCGTATGCAGGGTTTCGCCACTGCCTCTGGAGCCCAGTGCTGCCGCCGGGAGGCCCTGTGCTGTCCCAGCAGCACTCAGCAGGCTGGGATGGTGCTAGCAGCCAGAACTGCAGGCTACAATGGCCTGTGTGCCCCAGCTGTCGCTGCTCTCAGCAGCTTTTCACTGGCAGGCCATCAGTTCCTGCCCATAACTTATTCCTCACCCCCCACCTCCAGCTCCCCACCCCCAACCCAGGCCCCAGCTTACCTCGACGACGACGGGCTGCCAGTGCCGATGGACGCGGTGCAGCAAAGACTGCGTCAGATCGAAGCTGGTTACAAGCAGGAGGTGGAGATGCTGCGGCAGCAGGTGCGACAGCTGCAGATGAGACTGGAGAGTAAACAGTACGAGACCCCTCCCTCTGAACCGGATATCGACTACGAAGATGACATTGTGAGTAACTAAgccacaaaacaaagtgtttggtTTTCTAAATAGTTCTAAAAAGGCTCTTGTGGTGTCTCCTGCAGACGTGTCTGCGGGAGTCGGACAACAGCAATGAGGAGGACTCTCTGTCCACTCATAGTGAGGACCGCCTGTCTGAAGGCAGCTGGGACCGAGTGGAGCGCAGAGACACGGAGGTCAGCAGCTCttacccatctctctctctctaacacgACACCCCGCTGGACAACCGCACCTCCTTAAtatctgctctgtgtgtgtgtgtgtgtgtgtgtgtgtgtgtgtgtgtgtgtgtgtgtgtgtgtgtgtgtgtgtgtgtgtgtgtgtgtgtgtaggtcacGAGGTGGGTGCCTGACCACATGGCCTCCCATTGCTTCAACTGTGACTGTGAGTTCTGGATAGCCAAGAGACGTCACCACTGCAGGTGAGCTTCATTAACTTTACAAATCCGCTTATACCCACAGTTATCCTGATGACTGGAAATGAATTAGCCAATCTGACAGATTAACTCATTATCGCTAAGTGCTAATTTACATTAGCGTTATCTTTATGTGGAAGACATACtttaaaaatctgatttttttaaGTAAAACTGAAAGAAAAATTTTGATCAATTCAGCAGGGCTGTTAGAGGCAAAAAGAGGACTTTCATTTAACCGTAATGTCATTTTCCTCTACTCTGTTCCTTCAGGAATTGTGGTAATGTGTTCTGTAAAGACTGTTGTCACCTGAAGCTGCCCATCCCGGACCAGCAGCTGTACGACCCGGTGTTGGTGTGCAACACGTGTTACGACCTGCTCCTAGAGTCCCGCACACGTGAGATCCGCAGCCAGCAGCTCAAGAAGGCGATCGCCACAGCGTCCAGCTGAGAGAAGAGCAGTGAAGCGTGGTCAGCCCCCGCTCTGTCCTGCTTGTTTCAGACCGATGAGCTGAGTGCGGTTTGTTGCGACCTCAACCTGCTGTCGTTCGGCGGAGGAGGGGGCGACGAGGATGGAGTGTTTCTCTTTGCGAGGCTCCATTTTTAAACAGACGCCATGAGACTGGAAGGGGACGAGTTGGGAGCATGTTAGCACGTGTAGAGTAGGTGATTTCAGAGGAAGGAAGGCAGTTCATGCAGAACAGCCCCTTTCTGTTTGGACATTTCTcagcctggagtgctgcagcgtcCTGCTGCCCCACATGGCTCAGTCCTCCTAACAGTGTCCCTCTCTGAGACACATCTCCAACCTGTCCACCCACCTATGTTCCTCAACAGTTGCACTGTCCTGCTCTTCAGAGGACAATCGCTCTCCCCTCCACG from Nothobranchius furzeri strain GRZ-AD chromosome 10, NfurGRZ-RIMD1, whole genome shotgun sequence includes the following:
- the mtmr4 gene encoding phosphatidylinositol-3,5-bisphosphate 3-phosphatase MTMR4 isoform X4 produces the protein MSLAGRVSCSMINCFGEEGPPSLEYIKAKDLFPQKELVKEDESLQVPFPVLQGEGVEYLGRADEAIIAISNYRLHIKFKDSVVNTYPGVDNEISVPLRLIESVESRDMFQLHIICKDSKVVRCHFATFKQCQEWVKRLNRAIAHPSRLEDLFALAYHAWCLGGNVDDEDQHVHLCRPGDHVRYRMEMEVRRMGFDTQNVWRVSDINCNYKLCSSYPQKLLVPIWITDKELESVASFRSWKRIPVVVYRHQKNGAVIARCSQPEISWWGWRNTDDEYLVTSIAKACHMDTGAKGTTVNRQRGDAPDPSDSDFDSSLAGVSGSDDSSVPQKLLILDARSYTAAVANRAKGGGCECEEYYPNCEVMFMGMANIHAIRNSFQGLRAVCSQIPDPGNWLSALESTRWLQHLSVMLKAATLVSSAVEWEGRPVLIHCSDGWDRTPQIAALAKILLDPYYRTLEGFQVLVETEWLDYGHKFGDRCGHQENTDDVSEQCPVFLQWLDCVHQLLKQFPCLFEFNEAFLVKLVQHTYSCLYGTFLCNNAREREAKNIYKRTCSVWSFLRAGNKNFQNFLYVPGHEVVLQPVCHTRALQLWTAVYLPTSSPCTAVDESVDLYWPPCVVGDELTSRSLDRLPKTRSMDNLLSALENGPPLTRTSSDPNLNKHCPEGRSPLEPSAVVGHTSADGFEENRTNLREEDQSNDHSPTINSEDSPESSEDHLKEPCLTTQPLPSPPLPVGMAATLTSSHTACPTPALHQTATPPPLPPPEAESPTPPPHESDPCLPLPCKNTHPAANVLSPLLNGDTDGPTNSFPEPASLLALKQQMVPLEDSTETLTDEGELPPTLPSAAIQQLPQNRFTDEEHVHPQKEEDMRTDVVKGSAVAVLAASSDCPQVSTHHIGSQSQVSELALLGSHWDSVQGLVQSACSHTSVIRALQPNIYQGRRLASRLLRMQGFATASGAQCCRREALCCPSSTQQAGMVLAARTAGYNGLCAPAVAALSSFSLAGHQFLPITYSSPPTSSSPPPTQAPAYLDDDGLPVPMDAVQQRLRQIEAGYKQEVEMLRQQVRQLQMRLESKQYETPPSEPDIDYEDDITCLRESDNSNEEDSLSTHSEDRLSEGSWDRVERRDTEVTRWVPDHMASHCFNCDCEFWIAKRRHHCRNCGNVFCKDCCHLKLPIPDQQLYDPVLVCNTCYDLLLESRTREIRSQQLKKAIATASS
- the mtmr4 gene encoding phosphatidylinositol-3,5-bisphosphate 3-phosphatase MTMR4 isoform X1, with protein sequence MSLAGRVSCSMINCFGEEGPPSLEYIKAKDLFPQKELVKEDESLQVPFPVLQGEGVEYLGRADEAIIAISNYRLHIKFKDSVVNVPLRLIESVESRDMFQLHIICKDSKVVRCHFATFKQCQEWVKRLNRAIAHPSRLEDLFALAYHAWCLGGNVDDEDQHVHLCRPGDHVRYRMEMEVRRMGFDTQNVWRVSDINCNYKLCSSYPQKLLVPIWITDKELESVASFRSWKRIPVVVYRHQKNGAVIARCSQPEISWWGWRNTDDEYLVTSIAKACHMDTGAKGTTVNRQRGDAPDPSDSDFDSSLAGVSGSDDSSVPQKLLILDARSYTAAVANRAKGGGCECEEYYPNCEVMFMGMANIHAIRNSFQGLRAVCSQIPDPGNWLSALESTRWLQHLSVMLKAATLVSSAVEWEGRPVLIHCSDGWDRTPQIAALAKILLDPYYRTLEGFQVLVETEWLDYGHKFGDRCGHQENTDDVSEQCPVFLQWLDCVHQLLKQFPCLFEFNEAFLVKLVQHTYSCLYGTFLCNNAREREAKNIYKRTCSVWSFLRAGNKNFQNFLYVPGHEVVLQPVCHTRALQLWTAVYLPTSSPCTAVDESVDLYWPPCVVGDELTSRSLDRLPKTRSMDNLLSALENGPPLTRTSSDPNLNKHCPEGRSPLEPSAVVGHTSADGFEENRTNLREEDQSNDHSPTINSEDSPESSEDHLKEPCLTTQPLPSPPLPVGMAATLTSSHTACPTPALHQTATPPPLPPPEAESPTPPPHESDPCLPLPCKNTHPAANVLSPLLNGDTDGPTNSFPEPASLLALKQQMVPLEDSTETLTDEGELPPTLPSAAIQQLPQNRFTDEEHVHPQKEEDMRTDVVKGSAVAVLAASSDCPQVSTHHIGSQSQVSELALLGSHWDSVQGLVQSACSHTSVIRALQPNIYQGRRLASRLLRMQGFATASGAQCCRREALCCPSSTQQAGMVLAARTAGYNGLCAPAVAALSSFSLAGHQFLPITYSSPPTSSSPPPTQAPAYLDDDGLPVPMDAVQQRLRQIEAGYKQEVEMLRQQVRQLQMRLESKQYETPPSEPDIDYEDDITCLRESDNSNEEDSLSTHSEDRLSEGSWDRVERRDTEVTRWVPDHMASHCFNCDCEFWIAKRRHHCRNCGNVFCKDCCHLKLPIPDQQLYDPVLVCNTCYDLLLESRTREIRSQQLKKAIATASS
- the mtmr4 gene encoding phosphatidylinositol-3,5-bisphosphate 3-phosphatase MTMR4 isoform X2, encoding MGEEGPPSLEYIKAKDLFPQKELVKEDESLQVPFPVLQGEGVEYLGRADEAIIAISNYRLHIKFKDSVVNTYPGVDNEISVPLRLIESVESRDMFQLHIICKDSKVVRCHFATFKQCQEWVKRLNRAIAHPSRLEDLFALAYHAWCLGGNVDDEDQHVHLCRPGDHVRYRMEMEVRRMGFDTQNVWRVSDINCNYKLCSSYPQKLLVPIWITDKELESVASFRSWKRIPVVVYRHQKNGAVIARCSQPEISWWGWRNTDDEYLVTSIAKACHMDTGAKGTTVNRQRGDAPDPSDSDFDSSLAGVSGSDDSSVPQKLLILDARSYTAAVANRAKGGGCECEEYYPNCEVMFMGMANIHAIRNSFQGLRAVCSQIPDPGNWLSALESTRWLQHLSVMLKAATLVSSAVEWEGRPVLIHCSDGWDRTPQIAALAKILLDPYYRTLEGFQVLVETEWLDYGHKFGDRCGHQENTDDVSEQCPVFLQWLDCVHQLLKQFPCLFEFNEAFLVKLVQHTYSCLYGTFLCNNAREREAKNIYKRTCSVWSFLRAGNKNFQNFLYVPGHEVVLQPVCHTRALQLWTAVYLPTSSPCTAVDESVDLYWPPCVVGDELTSRSLDRLPKTRSMDNLLSALENGPPLTRTSSDPNLNKHCPEGRSPLEPSAVVGHTSADGFEENRTNLREEDQSNDHSPTINSEDSPESSEDHLKEPCLTTQPLPSPPLPVGMAATLTSSHTACPTPALHQTATPPPLPPPEAESPTPPPHESDPCLPLPCKNTHPAANVLSPLLNGDTDGPTNSFPEPASLLALKQQMVPLEDSTETLTDEGELPPTLPSAAIQQLPQNRFTDEEHVHPQKEEDMRTDVVKGSAVAVLAASSDCPQVSTHHIGSQSQVSELALLGSHWDSVQGLVQSACSHTSVIRALQPNIYQGRRLASRLLRMQGFATASGAQCCRREALCCPSSTQQAGMVLAARTAGYNGLCAPAVAALSSFSLAGHQFLPITYSSPPTSSSPPPTQAPAYLDDDGLPVPMDAVQQRLRQIEAGYKQEVEMLRQQVRQLQMRLESKQYETPPSEPDIDYEDDITCLRESDNSNEEDSLSTHSEDRLSEGSWDRVERRDTEVTRWVPDHMASHCFNCDCEFWIAKRRHHCRNCGNVFCKDCCHLKLPIPDQQLYDPVLVCNTCYDLLLESRTREIRSQQLKKAIATASS
- the mtmr4 gene encoding phosphatidylinositol-3,5-bisphosphate 3-phosphatase MTMR4 isoform X3, whose product is MGEEGPPSLEYIKAKDLFPQKELVKEDESLQVPFPVLQGEGVEYLGRADEAIIAISNYRLHIKFKDSVVNVPLRLIESVESRDMFQLHIICKDSKVVRCHFATFKQCQEWVKRLNRAIAHPSRLEDLFALAYHAWCLGGNVDDEDQHVHLCRPGDHVRYRMEMEVRRMGFDTQNVWRVSDINCNYKLCSSYPQKLLVPIWITDKELESVASFRSWKRIPVVVYRHQKNGAVIARCSQPEISWWGWRNTDDEYLVTSIAKACHMDTGAKGTTVNRQRGDAPDPSDSDFDSSLAGVSGSDDSSVPQKLLILDARSYTAAVANRAKGGGCECEEYYPNCEVMFMGMANIHAIRNSFQGLRAVCSQIPDPGNWLSALESTRWLQHLSVMLKAATLVSSAVEWEGRPVLIHCSDGWDRTPQIAALAKILLDPYYRTLEGFQVLVETEWLDYGHKFGDRCGHQENTDDVSEQCPVFLQWLDCVHQLLKQFPCLFEFNEAFLVKLVQHTYSCLYGTFLCNNAREREAKNIYKRTCSVWSFLRAGNKNFQNFLYVPGHEVVLQPVCHTRALQLWTAVYLPTSSPCTAVDESVDLYWPPCVVGDELTSRSLDRLPKTRSMDNLLSALENGPPLTRTSSDPNLNKHCPEGRSPLEPSAVVGHTSADGFEENRTNLREEDQSNDHSPTINSEDSPESSEDHLKEPCLTTQPLPSPPLPVGMAATLTSSHTACPTPALHQTATPPPLPPPEAESPTPPPHESDPCLPLPCKNTHPAANVLSPLLNGDTDGPTNSFPEPASLLALKQQMVPLEDSTETLTDEGELPPTLPSAAIQQLPQNRFTDEEHVHPQKEEDMRTDVVKGSAVAVLAASSDCPQVSTHHIGSQSQVSELALLGSHWDSVQGLVQSACSHTSVIRALQPNIYQGRRLASRLLRMQGFATASGAQCCRREALCCPSSTQQAGMVLAARTAGYNGLCAPAVAALSSFSLAGHQFLPITYSSPPTSSSPPPTQAPAYLDDDGLPVPMDAVQQRLRQIEAGYKQEVEMLRQQVRQLQMRLESKQYETPPSEPDIDYEDDITCLRESDNSNEEDSLSTHSEDRLSEGSWDRVERRDTEVTRWVPDHMASHCFNCDCEFWIAKRRHHCRNCGNVFCKDCCHLKLPIPDQQLYDPVLVCNTCYDLLLESRTREIRSQQLKKAIATASS